AGGCAAAAAAGGCCAGATCAAGGTGGGCCAGCTTGCCGACCTGATCGTGCCGGACCGCGACTTCTTCGCCTGTCCCGAGGCCGATATCGCCGATACCACCTCCGTGCTCACCATCGTGGGTGGGCGGGTGGTGTACGGCAGCGGCGGCTTCAGCCAGTACGAAGAGGTGACCGTGCCGCCGGCCATGCCGGAATGGTCGCCTGTACGCGTGTATGGCGGTTACGCGGGGTGGGCGCAGCAGCGTGGTGCATCTCCCGTGGCCGAGCGCGTGGCGTGTGGTTGCGATCATGCCTGTGGCGTGCATGGTCACCAGCACGCAACGGCGTGGTCGAGCCGCCTGCCTGTTTCCGATCTCAAGTCGTTCTGGGGCGCGCTGGGCTGCGCGTGCTGGGCGGTCTAGGAGCGGCGGCCGTGGCATCGCAACAGGAGCGGTCGCCGTCGCTTGCAGTGCGCTGGGCCTGGCCCTTCGCCACACCGGTGGCTCACTGGCTGGCATTGCTGGGTCTGTGCGCGGCGTATCTGCAGGGTGGCCTGCAGAAAGCCCTCGACTTCGGCGGAGCCGTGGCTGAGACCGCGCACTTCGGGCTGCATCCGGCCGCGCCCGTCGCGGCAGCGGTGATCGCCCTGGAGCTTGGCGCGTCGCTGGCCATCCTTACGGGTCGCTGCCGCTGGCTGGGTGCCTTGTTGCTTGCCGCCTTCACGCTGGCTGCCACGTTCCTCGCCAACCGGTTCTGGTCAGCGCCGGCCGCCGAGCGCTTCGCGCTGGAAAACGGCTTCTTCGAACACCTTGGCCTGGTGGGCGGATTCCTGCTGGTGGCGTGGCAGGATCTGCGCAGCCTGGGTGCAGGCTCGTCGACACCGGCCGCATCATGACATCCACAAGGAGCATCCCCATGCGTACGACCTCTGCAATATTGGCTTTCGCCATCGGCACCGCCTCCGCGCTGTCCTCCGTGCCCGTGCTGGCCAAGGAGGTCGTCACGCCGATGGTCGCCGTGGGCGCGCAGTACGACACCACGCACGTCTACGTGGCGCCTGCCGATGTCGATCGCTTCGTTGCCTCTTTCGTGGGCACCTTTGGCGGGCAGAGCACGAAGCAGGGCATTGCCACCGTCACGCCGACGCCCAGCAGCACCAGTACCCAGCTGCTGCAGACGCCGGTGGGTACCGTATCGTTGTTCGGTTTCCGCACGCCCATTCCCCATCCGTTCGGCGGCGAGCGCACCGGTTACCTGGTGACGGACATGGACGTGGCGATCAAGGCAGCACGCGCTGCCGGTGCCGACGTGATCGTGCAGCCGTTCCCCGATCCCATCGGCCGTGATGCCGTGGTGCAGTGGCCGGGTGGTGTGAACATGCAGTTGTACTGGCATACCACGCCGCCGAACTACGCTGCTTTCCAGACCGTTCCCGAAAACCGCGTGTATGTGTCGCCGGATCGTGCGGATGCCTTCGTGAAGAGTTTCATGGCGTTCTCTCATGGCAAGGTGGTTTCCGATGAGGCCAGGGCGCCGGGCGTGGAAATCGGCCGTAACGGTGATACCTATCGACGCATCCGCCTCGAATCCACCTTTGGCAAGGTCACGGTATTGGTGACCGATGGCCACCTGCCGTATCCGTATGGGCACGAGATGACCGGCTACGAAGTGGCCAGCCTCGCCGATACGCTGACCAAGGCGAAGGGCCTTGGCGTCAGGGTGCTCGTGGAGCCGTATACCAGCGAAGGCCGCGAGTCGGCCGTTGTGGAGTTCCCGGGCGGTTACGTGGCGGAGATTCACGCCAGCGCGAGCCATTGAGTCGACATGCAGGGACGAAGGGCTCAGGCCCTTCGGTCCATGAGATGCGGGCCATGAGTAGTGGAATGCTGGCGTGAGGCGCCAAATGACCATGGCCGGCGTACTCGGCGCCGTCCTTGCGGCGGGCGCGATGCCCCTGCATGCGCAGCAGGATGCGTCGGCCGATTCGACCCTGGCTGCTTCCGTGCAGGACGCTACCGCGCGTCCTGCCGTTCGCAGCAATCGTTGGCAGGAAGATTGGTCGGTGCTGACCGATCCTGCCCTGCGCACGCAAGGGGGTGATGCGCTCAAATACATCGCGTTGAGTGCCGGCGACCCGGGAACGTATCTGTCGTTTGGCGTGAACCTGCGCGAACGGGTGGAGATGTCGGACGCGGCGAGCTTCGGCATCGGCCACGTTCCGAACGACAGCTATCTATTGCAGCGTTTCCAGCTGCATGCGGACCTGCATTTCGCCCACTACTGGCAGGCCTTCGTGCAGGTGGAGGATGCCCGCACGGTCAACAAGCAGGTGATCGGCGGAGCCGACCGCAATCCGTGGGACCTGCGCCTGGCCTTCCTCGCCTATGTGCGCACGTTCGATGCGGGCACCTTCAAGGCGCGCGTGGGGCGACAGGATTTCGCCTTCGACCTGCAGCGCTTCGTGTCGCTGCGTGATGGCCCGAATGTGCGCCAGTCGTTTGATGCCGCGTGGGTGGATTGGGAAACCGGCAAGTGGCGCTTCATCGCCTTCGTCAGCCAGCCCGTGCAGTACTCGGATCTGCATCCGTTCGATGACACGTCGAACCGACATTTCCGTTTCGACACCTTGCGCGTGGAACGCCTGGTGTGGGGCAAGGACGAGCTGTCGGCGTACTACTCGCTGTATGCCCGCGACAACGCGCGTTACCTCGATGCCACAGGCAGCGAGCATCGTGATGTCTATGACGTGCGCTTCGCCGGCAGTCAGGCCGGTGTCGACTGGGACGCGGAAGGCATGCTGCAGCGCGGCCATGTCGGCAGCAAGGACATCGATGCGTGGGGCGCAGGCGCGCGTATCGGCTACACCTGGGACATGCACTGGCTTCCGCGGCTTGGCCTGCAAGTGGATGGGGCATCCGGTGACCGTCATCCGGGCGATGACAAGCTGGGTACCTTCAATCCGCTCTTTCCCAACGGCTATTACTTCACGCTGGCCGGCTTCACGGGTTACACCAACCTGATCCACCTCAAGCCGAGCGTGACGGTGAAACCCGTGTCGAAACTCACGCTGATGGGCGCGGTGGGTTTTCAGTGGCGCCAGACCACGGCCGACGCGGTCTACGTGCAACCCAATATTCCCTTGCCCGGCACGGCAGGGAAAGGCGGGCGCTGGACAGGTGTCTACGCGCAGGTGCGTGCCGATTACGCCTTCAACGCCAACTTCACCGGAGCGGTGGAAGCTGTGCATTACAACGCCGGTCATGCCATACGCGATGCTGGCGGTCGCGATGGCGATTACGTCGGCGTCGAAGGGAAATTCATGTGGTAACGCCACACGCAACCGGGTCGGGCCCGGAAGGATTGCATTCGCATGGCTGAAAAAACCTGGTTGCCGACCATCCTCAGTGTCATGGCCGGTTACGTCGATACGGCTGGCTTCCTCGCACTGCATGGCCTGTTCACGGCGCATGTGACGGGCAACTTCGTCACCATTGGTGCGGCGCTGGTATCCGGGGCGTCGGGCGTGGTGGCCAAGCTGCTTGCCTTGCCGGTGTTCTGCCTGTTCGTGATTGGTGCACGCCTGCTGCGTTACCAGCTCATGGCGCGTGACCTGCCCGTGGTGCGGTCGCTGCTGACGATCAAGCTGGTCCTCTTCGTGGTGGCGATGCTGCTCGCCCTGCATTACGGGCCGTTCCCGCGTGTGGACAGCTGGTCGTCGACCCTGACCGGGATGATCCTGGTGGGTGCCATGGCGATCCAGAACGCCTTGCATCGCGTGCATCTGGGCAGTGCGCCGCCTTCCACGCTGATGACGGGCACCACCACGCAGATGATGCTGGACGTGGGTGATCGACTGCGCGGTGTGCCGGTTGATCAAAAGAGCGCGCTAGACGCGCGGCTGAAGAAAATGGGCGTGGCCGTGCTGGCCTTTGCCATCGGCTGTGCCGGTGGAGCGGTGTGTTACGCCTTTGGCTCCATGTGGTGCTTCGCGGTGCCGCCGGTGCTGGCTGCGGCCGCACTGATGCGACACGGAGATGCGCCGCCCGACGTGGCGACGAAGTGACGGGAGCTGCCAGTCGGGTTCTGTCGTCGCTGCCGTCAACGATGCGCGATGGCGCAAGGGATATCGTGGCGCGCCGTTCTACCGGCGCGCCGGACCTCACGAGACCTGCACGGCCTGCTTGCGCGCATGCCCCAGCCACGCGAGCGCGAGGCCGGATGCCGCCAGCAATGCTCCGGCGATGGGCACGGCTGCATAACCCAGCCCCAGGCTGATGACGCCGCCGCCCAGTGCGGCACCCAGCGCATTGCCAAGATTGAAGGCGCCGACGTTGATTGACGACGCCAGTCCCGGTGCGTCGGTGGCGGCCTGCATCACGCGCATCTGCAGCGGTGGCACCACGGCGAAGGTGGCGGCGCCCCACACCAGCAGGCCGATGGCTGCGGTGACATGCGTGGTGAATGCCAATGGCAGTATCACCATGATGACCGCCAGCGCGGCGAGCAGCAGCTTGGTGGCGCCATCCAGCGACCAGTCTGCCAGCCGTCCACCCACCACGTTGCCGATGGTGAAGCCGATGCCGATCAGGGACAGCGATAGCGCGATGAACATGTCCGATGCGCCGGTGAGGTCGCTCAGTACCGGCGCCACATAGGTGTACAGCGTGAACATGGCGCCCGCGCCGAGCACGGTGGTGCCCATCGCCAGCAGCACGGCCGGATGAAGGATGGCCTTCAGCTCCCGTCCCAGGTTCGGTGGCGTGCCGCGTTCGCAGGCGGGCAGGGCAAGGCGCAGCGCGATGATGGCGAGCACGCCCAGCGCAGCCGTTCCCGCAAACGCCTGTCGCCAGCCCAGCTGCTGGCCTATCCATGTTGCCGCGGGCACGCCGCCGATGTTCGCGATGGTCAGGCCCATGAACATGGCGGCCACCGCGCTGGCCTGTTTCTCCTTGGGTACCAGGCTGGCCGCGACCACGGCGCCGAGTCCGAAGAACGCGCCGTGGTTGAGGCTGGTGACCAGTCGCGACAGCAACAGCGTGGTGTAGTTGGGCGCGATGGACGAGAGCAGGTTGCCCACGGTGAAAATGCTCATCAGCAACATCAGTGCCGTGCGCTTGCGAAACCGGCTGAGCAGCAGGGTCATCACCGGCGCGCCTACCATGACGCCTACGGCGTACGCGGTGATGAGCATGCCGGCCGTGGGAATGTTGACGCCGACGCCCTTGGCGATCACGGGCAGTAGCCCCATGGGCGTGAACTCCGTGGTACCGATGCCGAAGGCACCGATGGCGAGTGCCAGCAAGGCTGCTCTGGGTTTCATCACGAACTCCTGTCAGATCTCGTCGGGTAGCGGAGCGTGCGGGGACACCAGCCCCTGTTCGCGCAACGCCTGCCAGAACGACACAGGAATCGTTGCCTCGGCCAGTGCAAGGTTCTCGGCGATCCGGCTGGGACGACTGGCGCCGGGAATAACGGCGGCCACCACCGGATGCGCCAGTGAAAACTGCAGCGCGGCTGCGCGGATGTCTACCCCATGCTGTGCCGACAAAGCGCGAAGGTGCTCGACGCGGGCAAGGATCTCCGGCGTGGCCTTCTGGTATTCATAGTGCTCGCCGCCAGCCAGGATGCCGGAGTTGTATGGGCCGCCAACCACGATGCGGGCGCCGCGCTTTGCGCTGGCCGGCATCAGTTCCTGCAGGGCATCGGCGTGGTCGAGCAGGGTGTAGCGGCCGGCGATCAGGAAGCCGTCGGGGTCGGACTGCTGCAGGGCCATCACGCACGGCTCCACGCGGTTCACGCCCAGGCCCCAGGCCTTGATCACGCCTTCGTCGCGCAGGCGTGTGAGGGCTGTCGCGGCACCGGTCATGGCGGTATGGAACACGTCCTTCCATGCATCGCCGTGGAAGTCCCTGGCCGGGTCGTGGATCCACACGATGTCCAGGCGATCGGTCTTCAGGCGTTTCAGGCTGGCTTCCACCGCGCGCAGCGTGCCGTCGGCGCTGTAGTCGTAGACGATCTTGTTGGGCAGGCCGTGTTCAAACAGTCCGCCTTTCTCGCCGAAGTCGCGGCTGGCGGGGTCTTCCACTTCATCGAGGATGATGCGGCCAACCTTGGTGCTCAGCACGTACTCATCGCGCGGATGGTGTTGCAGCGCGTGGCCCAGTCGCAGCTCGGCGAGGCCGGCGCCGTACATCGGCGCGGCGTCGAAGTAACGGATGCCTTGTTGCCAGGCAGCCTCGACCGTGTCGAGGGCTTCCTGCTCGGGGATGTTGCGGTACATGTTGCCCAGCGGGGCCGTGCCGAACCCGATCCTGGTGGGAATGGAGATGTTCATGCGGGGTGCTTCTCTGAAGTGCTGCGTACGGGGCCCAGTTCGATCAGTGCTCCACGCATGCGATGGAAACTCAGGTCTGCGGCGGTGAAAAACGCCTGCGACCGGCCGTCGGTAAAGTCGTCGATATGCACCACCGTGGCGCCATTGGCCTCCTGCCACGAGATGACATACACGCCTTCGGCAATCTGGCGCCACTGGCAGGGCGATTCGCCGCTCGCCCCGCTATAAGGGCCCGAGACGATGGCGTAGCGCACCGACTTTCCGTCATCGGCGTAAGTGTTGTGTGCGGACAGGCCGTCGTAGTCGACACGAAAGCTGCGGCCGGCGAAGGCGGGTGTGCTCAGGATGGTCATGGGTGTGGCTCCGGCGTGGCTCAGGCCGCGTTCGCGGCATACGCCGGGTAATCGGTGTAGCCGCGCTCGGCGCCGCCGAAGAGCGTGTTGCGGTCGTGGGCGGTAAGTGGTTCACCCTGGCGCAGCCGTTCCGGCAGGTCGGGGTTGGCCACAAACGGACGGCCAAACCCGATGAGGTCGGCCCAGCCTTCACGCAGCGCTTCGCGGGCGCGTTCGGCGGTATAGCCACCGGCATAGATCAGCGTGCCTGGGAAAACCTCGCGCAGGCGCTGCTTGAACTCGACGGGCATGTGCGGTGCATCGTCCCAGTCGGCCTCGGCGATGTGGATGTAGGCCACGCCGATATCGGCCAGCAGTTGCGCGGCAGCGGTATAGGTCGTCTCGGGGTCGGCATCCTCGCAACCGTTGAGCGTGGTGAGCGGTGCCAGGCGAATGCCCACGCGACCCTTGTCGCCGGTGCCTTCGATCAGTGCCTGGGCCACTTCGCCGAGGAAGCGCAGGCGGTTTTCCAGTGAGCCGCCGTAAGCATCGGTGCGATCGTTGGCGTTGGAGTCGATGAACTGGTTGATCAGGTAGCCGTTGGCGGCATGCAGTTCCACGCCGTCGAATCCGGCGGCCATGGCGTTGCGTGCGGCCTGGCGATATTCGTCGACCAGGGCATGGATTTCTTCCACCTTGAGTGCACGCGGCCGGGATGCCTGTACGAAGCCGGGGGTGCCGTTGCTTTCGGCCACGAACACGTTGACGCCCTCGGCCTGGATGGCCGACGAGGATACCGGTGCCTGGCCGTCGAGCAGGCTGGTGTGGCTGAGGCGACCCACATGCCACAGCTGCGCGAAGATGCGTCCGCCCGCGTCGTGCACGGCCTTGGTGACCTTGCGCCAGCCGGCGACCTGCGCCGGCGAGTGGATGCCCGGCGTCCACGCATAGCCCTTGCCGAGCGGAGAGATCCAGGTGCCTTCGCTGATGATCAGCCCGGCGCCGGCACGCTGCGCGTAGTACTCGGCCATCAGTTCGTTCGGGATGTCCCCGGGCTGGCTTGCGCGTGAGCGCGTCATCGGCGGCATCACGATGCGGTTGGGCAGTTCGAGCGAGCCCAGTGTGTACGGCTGGAACAGCGGATCGGTGGTATCAAACATGACGTTCTCCGGGACCGGTGCGCCTGCACCGGTCGAATGGACATGAAAGAGGGGTTGGGTCAGTCCCAGGTCGGCGCCAGGCCTTCGGGATTCACTTCGCGGCCATTGCGCTCGAGCGCAGCGACTTTCGCCATGTCGTCAGCATCCAGGTGCAGGTCGCGGGCAAGCAGGTTGCTGGCCAGGTTCTCGCGCTTGGTGGACGACGGGATCACCGCGTAGCCAAGCTGCAGCGCCCACGCCAACGCCACCTGCGCCACGGTGGCGTGGTGCTTGTCGGCGATCTGTGCGAGCACCGGATCCTTCAGCACCTTGCCGTAGGCGAGCGTCATGTACGAGGTGACGGTGATGCCCTGTTCCTTGAGGAAGGTCGTGAGCTTCGGATTCTGCAGGTAGGGACTGAGTTCGATCTGGTTGGTGGCGATCTCGTGCTTGCCCACGGCGGCAATGGCCTGGCGAGTGAGCTCGATGTTGAAGTTGGAGATGCCGATCTGACGGGTCAGGCCCAGCGCCTTGGCTTCGGCCAGGGCCGTCATGTATTCGGCGAGCTCCACGCCATTGCCGGGTGCAGGCCAGTGGATCAGGGTAAGGTCGACATACGGCGTGCGCAGTTTCTGCAGGCTCTCGCGCAGGCTCGGCACCAGCTTGTCCTTGGCATAGTTGGCCGTCCAGATCTTGGTGGTGACGAACAGCTCGTCACGCGGGATGCCGCTTTCAGCGATGGCCTGGCCAACCTCGGCTTCGTTGCCGTAGATCTGTGCCGTATCGACGGCGCGGTAGCCCAGTTCCAGCGCATTGCGCACGGAGTCGATGACGGTCTGGCCGGTGAGGCGGAAGGTGCCGACGCCAAAGGTGGGAATGCTCATGGAATCAATCCTTGTTGCAGTGAAATGGGGGGGGGGTTCAGGCCTGCACGAGGCGGGGCGTTGCGTCGCGGTTGTCGAGGCGGCCGGCCAGCACGGTCAGGCCGAAGGCGCCCAGCGTGACCAGTGCGGCGATCCACGGCGTATGCGCCAGGCCGATGTGGCTGACCACCTGCGCACCAGCCCAGGAGCCGCCGGCCACGCCGAGGTTGAAAGCGGAGATGTTGAAACCGGCGGCGACATCGGTGGCTTCGGGCGCCACCTGTTCGGCCATGCGCACCACGTAAACCTGCAGGGCCGGCACATTGCCGAAGGCCACGGCGCCCCAGGCCAGCACGGTCAGCACCACCAGCGGCTTGCTCGGTGCCGTGAAGGTGAGCACCAGCAGCACGGCAGCGAGCAGGCCGAAGATGATCTTCAGTGCCGCAATCGGGCCGCGCTGGTCAGCCAGCCGGCCGCCCCACACATTGCCAATGGCAACGGAGACGCCGTAGGCCAGCAGCACCACGCCCACCATGTCCGGCTTGAAGCCCGCGATGCTTTCCAGGATGGGCGCGAGAAAGGTGAAAGCGATCAGCGAGCCGCCGTAACCCACGGCCGTCATCGCGTACACCAGCAACAGGCGGGGCTCCAGCAGCACGCGAAGCTGGCGACGCAGCGGCGCGGGTTCGCTGTTGGGAATGTTGTTCGGCACCAGTGCCAGTGCACCGATCAGCGCGATCACGCCGAAGGCAGCCACGGCCAGGAAGGTCATGCGCCATCCGAAGTGTTGGCCGATGAAGGTGCCCAGCGGAATACCGGTGACGAATGCGACCGTCATGCCGCTGAACATGGTGGCGATGGCGCGGGCTGCCTTGTCGCGCGGCACCAGGTTGGTGGCCACGATGGAGCCCACCGAGAAGAACACGCCGTGGGCCAGGCCGGTCAGCAGGCGCGCGATGATCAGCGTGCCATAGCCCGGTGCCATCCAGGCCACCAGGTTGCCGAGGGTGAACAAGGCCATCAGTCCAACCAGGAGCGGCTTGCGCGGCACGCGTCCGGTGGCGGCAGAGAGAATGGGTGCGCCCACGGCGACACCCAGGGCATACAGGCTGACCAGCAGGCCGGCGGAGGGAAGGCCGACGCCGAGGTCGCCGGCAATCGTCGGAATCAGGCCGACGATGACGAACTCCGTGGTGCCGATGGCGAAGGCCGCCAGGGTCAGGGCAAACAGGGCAAGAGGCATGACTGCAATCCAGGGAAGGGATTCAATGGCGCGCAGTCTGATGGCTTTACATTTGCTTATTAAGCCCTGTATAAGCCAAATACTATTGATTTCAGGTAAACAATGAAAACGACCCTCGACGAACTGCAGGCGTTCGTGGCCGTCGTGGATGGCGGCTCCATCACGGCTGCCGCCGAACAGCTGGACCTGACCATCTCGGCGACCAGCCGCACACTGGGGCGGCTGGAGGAAAAGCTGCAGACCACGCTGCTCCGGCGCACCACGCGACGCCTGGAGCTGACGGAAGAGGGGGCGGCGTTTCTGCAGTACGCCCGCGACATCCTGGCCTCGGTGGACGAAGCCGAAGAACAGATGGCGGCGCGCCGGTTGCGCCCGGTGGGGCGCCTGCGCGTGGATGCCGCCACGCCGTTCATGCTGCACGTGATCGTGCCGCGCGTGCCCGGTTTTCGCGAGCGCTACCCGGAGGTGGAGCTGGAGCTCAATTCCAACGAGGGCATCGTCGACCTGATCGAAAAGCGCACCGACGTGGCCTTCCGCATCGGCCCGCTGAAGGACTCCACCCTGCATGCGCGGCCCATCGGCACCAGCGGCCTGCGCATCCTGGCCAGCCCGGCCTATCTGCAGCGGCGCGGCACGCCCACGAAGCTGGCGCAGCTCGACCAGCACGACCTGCTTGGCTTCAATCAGCCGGAAAGCCTCAATGACTGGCCCCTGCGCGATGCCGATGGCAACGGGCTCCACATCAAGCCCACGGTGGCCTCGTCCAGCGGCGAAACCCTGCGCCAGATGGCGCTGGCCGGCCTGGGCATCGTGTGCCTGTCCGATTTCATGACGCGGGAAGATCGCCAGTCCGGGCGCCTGGTGCAGCTGTTTGCCCGGCAGACGCTGGACGTGCGCCAGCCGATCAACGCGGTCTACTACCGCAACACCACGCTGGCCTCGCGCATCACCTGCTTCGTCGACCATATCGTCGAGGCGCTGGGCAAACGACCCTTCGAGGAGTGAGTTGCGCGCAGGGCGACTCAGAAGGAACCCAACAGGCCACCCAGCACGATCACGGCCACCAGCGCCAGGATCGGACCGACGATGCCGACCAGCGCGATGTCGCGATAACTGTCGCGATGCGTGGCGCCGCATACGGCAAGCAGGGTGACCACGGCGCCGTTGTGCGGCAGCACGTCCAGCGTGCCCGAGCCCATCACCGCCACGCGGTGCAGCAGCGCCGGATCGATGCCGGCGGACTGGGCAATCGCCAGATACGTGCTGCCCAGCGCTTCCAGTGCGATGGTCATGCCGCCGGAGGCCGAGCCGGTCAGTGCCGCCAGCAGGTTGGTGGACACGGCCAGCGACACCAGTGGGCCGCCTTCGATCGACAGCACCCAGTCGCGTACCAGTGCAAAGCCCGGCTGCGCCGCCACCACCGAACCGAAACCGACCAGGCTGGCCACGCTGAGCGCAGGCAGCACGGCGGCGTGGGCTCCCGCACCCATGGTTTCGCGCAGCGACGGCAGGCGCCGTACGTTCAGTGCTAGCACGCAGACGATGGCGGCGGCCAGTGCAACCAGCACAGCCCACACGCCGCCGACTGCCGCAAGGCTGGTTGCTCCAAAGTGCGGTTCGGCAAGGTAGTTGGCGTGCCAGCGTGGCAGTACCACCAGGCTCATCAGCAGGTTCACTGTCACCACCACGATCAGCGGTGTCAGTGCGACCGGGGTTGAAGGTATCGTGCTGCTGCGCTTGCCGCGTGGTGCTTCGGCCGGATCGAACTCGCGCGCCACGGATGCACGCTCGCGCACCAGTTCCTGTTCGGCGACTTCTTCCACGGGAACGTCGGTGGCGTCGCCAAACCCTTCGCCGGCCATGCGCGCACTGCGTTCGGCGCGGGCAAGCCACCACAGCCCGAAGACCAGCATGATCACGCTGGCGATGATGCCCAGGCCGGGTGCCGCGAATGGCGTGGTGCCGAAGAATGGCATGGGGATCGCATTCTGTATGGCGGGCGTGCCGGGCA
The nucleotide sequence above comes from Dyella telluris. Encoded proteins:
- a CDS encoding DoxX family protein, with product MASQQERSPSLAVRWAWPFATPVAHWLALLGLCAAYLQGGLQKALDFGGAVAETAHFGLHPAAPVAAAVIALELGASLAILTGRCRWLGALLLAAFTLAATFLANRFWSAPAAERFALENGFFEHLGLVGGFLLVAWQDLRSLGAGSSTPAAS
- a CDS encoding glyoxalase — protein: MRTTSAILAFAIGTASALSSVPVLAKEVVTPMVAVGAQYDTTHVYVAPADVDRFVASFVGTFGGQSTKQGIATVTPTPSSTSTQLLQTPVGTVSLFGFRTPIPHPFGGERTGYLVTDMDVAIKAARAAGADVIVQPFPDPIGRDAVVQWPGGVNMQLYWHTTPPNYAAFQTVPENRVYVSPDRADAFVKSFMAFSHGKVVSDEARAPGVEIGRNGDTYRRIRLESTFGKVTVLVTDGHLPYPYGHEMTGYEVASLADTLTKAKGLGVRVLVEPYTSEGRESAVVEFPGGYVAEIHASASH
- a CDS encoding alginate export family protein gives rise to the protein MRRQMTMAGVLGAVLAAGAMPLHAQQDASADSTLAASVQDATARPAVRSNRWQEDWSVLTDPALRTQGGDALKYIALSAGDPGTYLSFGVNLRERVEMSDAASFGIGHVPNDSYLLQRFQLHADLHFAHYWQAFVQVEDARTVNKQVIGGADRNPWDLRLAFLAYVRTFDAGTFKARVGRQDFAFDLQRFVSLRDGPNVRQSFDAAWVDWETGKWRFIAFVSQPVQYSDLHPFDDTSNRHFRFDTLRVERLVWGKDELSAYYSLYARDNARYLDATGSEHRDVYDVRFAGSQAGVDWDAEGMLQRGHVGSKDIDAWGAGARIGYTWDMHWLPRLGLQVDGASGDRHPGDDKLGTFNPLFPNGYYFTLAGFTGYTNLIHLKPSVTVKPVSKLTLMGAVGFQWRQTTADAVYVQPNIPLPGTAGKGGRWTGVYAQVRADYAFNANFTGAVEAVHYNAGHAIRDAGGRDGDYVGVEGKFMW
- a CDS encoding YoaK family protein gives rise to the protein MAEKTWLPTILSVMAGYVDTAGFLALHGLFTAHVTGNFVTIGAALVSGASGVVAKLLALPVFCLFVIGARLLRYQLMARDLPVVRSLLTIKLVLFVVAMLLALHYGPFPRVDSWSSTLTGMILVGAMAIQNALHRVHLGSAPPSTLMTGTTTQMMLDVGDRLRGVPVDQKSALDARLKKMGVAVLAFAIGCAGGAVCYAFGSMWCFAVPPVLAAAALMRHGDAPPDVATK
- a CDS encoding MFS transporter, giving the protein MKPRAALLALAIGAFGIGTTEFTPMGLLPVIAKGVGVNIPTAGMLITAYAVGVMVGAPVMTLLLSRFRKRTALMLLMSIFTVGNLLSSIAPNYTTLLLSRLVTSLNHGAFFGLGAVVAASLVPKEKQASAVAAMFMGLTIANIGGVPAATWIGQQLGWRQAFAGTAALGVLAIIALRLALPACERGTPPNLGRELKAILHPAVLLAMGTTVLGAGAMFTLYTYVAPVLSDLTGASDMFIALSLSLIGIGFTIGNVVGGRLADWSLDGATKLLLAALAVIMVILPLAFTTHVTAAIGLLVWGAATFAVVPPLQMRVMQAATDAPGLASSINVGAFNLGNALGAALGGGVISLGLGYAAVPIAGALLAASGLALAWLGHARKQAVQVS
- a CDS encoding aldo/keto reductase, with protein sequence MNISIPTRIGFGTAPLGNMYRNIPEQEALDTVEAAWQQGIRYFDAAPMYGAGLAELRLGHALQHHPRDEYVLSTKVGRIILDEVEDPASRDFGEKGGLFEHGLPNKIVYDYSADGTLRAVEASLKRLKTDRLDIVWIHDPARDFHGDAWKDVFHTAMTGAATALTRLRDEGVIKAWGLGVNRVEPCVMALQQSDPDGFLIAGRYTLLDHADALQELMPASAKRGARIVVGGPYNSGILAGGEHYEYQKATPEILARVEHLRALSAQHGVDIRAAALQFSLAHPVVAAVIPGASRPSRIAENLALAEATIPVSFWQALREQGLVSPHAPLPDEI
- a CDS encoding MoaF-related domain-containing protein; this encodes MTILSTPAFAGRSFRVDYDGLSAHNTYADDGKSVRYAIVSGPYSGASGESPCQWRQIAEGVYVISWQEANGATVVHIDDFTDGRSQAFFTAADLSFHRMRGALIELGPVRSTSEKHPA
- a CDS encoding alkene reductase, whose protein sequence is MFDTTDPLFQPYTLGSLELPNRIVMPPMTRSRASQPGDIPNELMAEYYAQRAGAGLIISEGTWISPLGKGYAWTPGIHSPAQVAGWRKVTKAVHDAGGRIFAQLWHVGRLSHTSLLDGQAPVSSSAIQAEGVNVFVAESNGTPGFVQASRPRALKVEEIHALVDEYRQAARNAMAAGFDGVELHAANGYLINQFIDSNANDRTDAYGGSLENRLRFLGEVAQALIEGTGDKGRVGIRLAPLTTLNGCEDADPETTYTAAAQLLADIGVAYIHIAEADWDDAPHMPVEFKQRLREVFPGTLIYAGGYTAERAREALREGWADLIGFGRPFVANPDLPERLRQGEPLTAHDRNTLFGGAERGYTDYPAYAANAA
- the dkgB gene encoding 2,5-didehydrogluconate reductase DkgB, which translates into the protein MSIPTFGVGTFRLTGQTVIDSVRNALELGYRAVDTAQIYGNEAEVGQAIAESGIPRDELFVTTKIWTANYAKDKLVPSLRESLQKLRTPYVDLTLIHWPAPGNGVELAEYMTALAEAKALGLTRQIGISNFNIELTRQAIAAVGKHEIATNQIELSPYLQNPKLTTFLKEQGITVTSYMTLAYGKVLKDPVLAQIADKHHATVAQVALAWALQLGYAVIPSSTKRENLASNLLARDLHLDADDMAKVAALERNGREVNPEGLAPTWD
- a CDS encoding MFS transporter; the encoded protein is MPLALFALTLAAFAIGTTEFVIVGLIPTIAGDLGVGLPSAGLLVSLYALGVAVGAPILSAATGRVPRKPLLVGLMALFTLGNLVAWMAPGYGTLIIARLLTGLAHGVFFSVGSIVATNLVPRDKAARAIATMFSGMTVAFVTGIPLGTFIGQHFGWRMTFLAVAAFGVIALIGALALVPNNIPNSEPAPLRRQLRVLLEPRLLLVYAMTAVGYGGSLIAFTFLAPILESIAGFKPDMVGVVLLAYGVSVAIGNVWGGRLADQRGPIAALKIIFGLLAAVLLVLTFTAPSKPLVVLTVLAWGAVAFGNVPALQVYVVRMAEQVAPEATDVAAGFNISAFNLGVAGGSWAGAQVVSHIGLAHTPWIAALVTLGAFGLTVLAGRLDNRDATPRLVQA
- a CDS encoding LysR substrate-binding domain-containing protein, with the translated sequence MKTTLDELQAFVAVVDGGSITAAAEQLDLTISATSRTLGRLEEKLQTTLLRRTTRRLELTEEGAAFLQYARDILASVDEAEEQMAARRLRPVGRLRVDAATPFMLHVIVPRVPGFRERYPEVELELNSNEGIVDLIEKRTDVAFRIGPLKDSTLHARPIGTSGLRILASPAYLQRRGTPTKLAQLDQHDLLGFNQPESLNDWPLRDADGNGLHIKPTVASSSGETLRQMALAGLGIVCLSDFMTREDRQSGRLVQLFARQTLDVRQPINAVYYRNTTLASRITCFVDHIVEALGKRPFEE